The Bombus vancouverensis nearcticus chromosome 2, iyBomVanc1_principal, whole genome shotgun sequence genome window below encodes:
- the LOC117153138 gene encoding odorant receptor 82a-like, translating into MYMSYLSVHIVIMYIDLIEAFGNLESMVGNIIDNTIATATYFILFLLRFNKLIEHGIVTVREEIAKSKFETVEEMRLYFTYHNISDKFGRYAISTTLVIATLWYLSPMLQLLKLDSGQSNESTKAYKLPFRAYAFLDYQDDFQNFVIMYLYQFPVMFIALSHISAISLLVNLVLHICGKFSILSYRIQNISTNSNVNLDSVIKEFVTAHVKLITTANSINSALQVFLLVELLQTTIRMATIIYMMLLNPLGSFVNTLTYGLYISIIISMLYLYSFMGEQLSNESMKVSEAFYATDWNNLSLHNQKLLLLVMTLGQQSLHVTAGKFYTFSLYGFIAVSKY; encoded by the exons ATGTATATGTCCTATCTCAGCGTACATATAGTTATAATGTACATTGACCTGATCGAAGCATTCGGAAATTTAGAATCGATGGTAGGAAACATTATAGATAATACCATAGCAACCGCTACctattttatactatttttgCTTCGATTCAACAAACTGATCGAACACGGGATCGTTACTGTGAGAGAAGAAATTGCTAAGAGTAAGTTTGAAACTGTGGAGGAGATGCGCTTGTACTTCACGTATCACAACATTTCGGATAAATTCGGTAGATACGCCATTTCAACGACTTTAGTGATAGCAACTCTCTGGTACTTGTCACCTATGCTGCAGTTGTTGAAGCTTGATTCAG GACAAAGCAATGAATCAACGAAAGCTTATAAATTGCCTTTCCGAGCCTATGCTTTTCTCGATTATCAAGACGACTTTCAAAACTTCGTTATCATGTATTTATACCAGTTTCCAGTCATGTTCATTGCATTAAGCCATATAAGCGCCATCAGTTTGTTAGTTAACTTGGTGCTACACATCTGCGGTAAATTCTCAATCTTGTCATATCGTATACAAAATATTTCCACGAATTCAAACGTTAATTTAGACAGTGTAATCAAAGAATTCGTGACCGCGCATGTAAAACTAATTAC AACAGCAAACTCCATCAATTCAGCCCTGCAAGTTTTTCTTTTGGTGGAACTATTGCAGACAACCATTAGAATGGCGACTATCATATACATGATGCTTCTA AATCCCTTAGGAAGTTTCGTGAACACTTTGACTTACGGTTTATACATTTCGATAATTATATCGATGTTATATCTATACTCTTTCATGGGAGAACAGTTGTCAAACGAA TCGATGAAAGTGAGCGAAGCGTTTTATGCTACGGACTGGAATAATTTATCGCTGCATAATCAAAAGTTATTGCTTCTGGTTATGACTCTTGGACAACAGAGTTTGCACGTTACAGCTGGAAAATTTTATACCTTCTCATTGTACGGTTTTATCGCTGTAAGTAAATATTGA